One Lycium barbarum isolate Lr01 chromosome 5, ASM1917538v2, whole genome shotgun sequence genomic window carries:
- the LOC132640660 gene encoding NADP-dependent malic enzyme-like, with protein sequence MESELKEQISTPAGGVEDMYGEDCATEDQCITPWTIAVSSGYNLLRDPRYNKGLAFTERERDAHYLRGLLPPVVSTQELQEKKLMQSIRQYDVPLHKYVALMELEERNERLFYKLLIDNVEELLPIVYTPTVGEACQKYGSIFKRPQGLYISLNEKGRILEVLKNWPEKSVQVIVVTDGERILGLGDLGCQGMGIPVGKLALYTALGGVRPSACLPITIDVGTNNEKLLNDEFYIGLRQKRATGQEYYELLHEFMTAVKQNYGEKILVQFEDFANHNAFELLAKYCTTHLVFNDDIQGTASVVLAGLIASLKLLGGALCDHTFLFLGAGEAGTGIAELIALEISNKTNTPVEETRKKIWLVDSKGLIVSGRKETLQSFKKPWAHEHKPVNNLLDAVKAIKPSVLIGTSGTGRTFTKEVVEAMASMNKRPLIMALSNPTSQAECTAEEAYTWSEGRAVFASGSPFPSFEYNEKTYFPGQANNCYIFPGFGFGLVMSGTIRVHDDMLLAASEALAAQVTDEHYAKGMIYPSFADIRKISAHIAASVAAKAYELGVATRLPRPADLVKYAESCMYTPNYRSYR encoded by the exons atggaGAGCGAGTTGAAGGAGCAGATATCAACACCAGCGGGTGGCGTTGAGGACATGTACGGTGAGGATTGTGCCACCGAGGATCAGTGCATCACTCCCTGGACTATTGCCGTTTCTAG TGGCTACAACTTGTTGAGAGATCCACGTTACAACAAAGGGCTTGCCTTCACCGAGAGAGAAAGAGATGCTCATTACTTGCGAGGCCTTCTTCCTCCTGTGGTTTCCACACAGGAACTTCAG GAGAAAAAACTTATGCAATCTATTCGCCAATATGACGTCCCTCTGCACAAATATGTTGCCTTGATGGAATTAGAG GAAAGAAATGAAAGGCTGTTCTACAAGCTTCTTATTGATAATGTAGAAGAGTTACTTCCAATTGTCTACACTCCAACTGTTGGTGAGGCGTGTCAAAAATATGGAAGCATTTTTAAGCGTCCACAGGGTTTATACATCAgcttgaatgaaaa GGGAAGGATCCTTGAGGTATTGAAGAACTGGCCTGAAAAATCAGTCCAGGTCATCGTCGTTACTGATGGAGAAAGAATTTTGGGACTTGGGGATCTTGGCTGCCAGGGAATGGGGATACCAGTTGGGAAATTGGCTTTGTATACTGCACTTGGAGGAGTCAGACCTTCAGCG TGCTTGCCTATAACCATTGACGTAGGGACAAACAATGAGAAGTTACTGAACGACGAGTTCTACATTGGTCTCAGACAAAAGAGAGCAACTGGGCAG GAATATTATGAATTGCTTCATGAATTCATGACAGCTGTGAAGCAAAATTATGGTGAAAAAATTCTCGTACAG TTTGAAGATTTTGCAAACCACAATGCTTTTGAGCTGTTGGCTAAATATTGTACCACGCATTTGGTCTTCAATGATGATATACAG GGGACAGCTTCTGTGGTGCTTGCAGGGCTTATTGCATCCCTTAAGCTACTTGGAGGTGCATTATGTGATCATACATTCTTGTTCCTCGGTGCCGGAGAG GCTGGGACTGGTATTGCAGAACTGATAGCACTTGAAATTTCAAACAAG ACAAACACTCCCGTGGAGGAGACGCGAAAAAAGATCTGGCTTGTGGACTCAAAG GGTCTTATTGTTAGTGGTCGCAAGGAAACACTTCAATCCTTCAAGAAGCCTTGGGCACATGAACACAAACCTGTCAACAATCTCCTAGATGCTGTTAAG GCCATTAAGCCATCCGTCTTAATTGGGACATCTGGAACTGGAAGAACATTTACGAAGGAAGTAGTTGAGGCCATGGCATCCATGAATAAG aGACCTCTGATTATGGCTCTCTCAAACCCAACCTCACAAGCTGAATGTACTGCTGAAGAAGCTTATACTTGGAGTGAG GGTCGCGCTGTTTTTGCCAGTGGAAGTCCATTCCCTTCTTTTGAGTACAACGAAAAAACCTACTTTCCTGGCCAG GCAAACAACTGTTACATATTCCCTggatttggttttggtttggtcATGTCTGGTACAATCCGCGTGCACGATGACATGCTTTTAGCAGCTT CGGAAGCTTTGGCTGCTCAAGTAACCGACGAACATTATGCCAAGGGAATGATATACCCTAGTTTTGCTGATATCAGAAAGATCTCAGCTCACATAGCTGCCAGTGTTGCAGCCAAAGCATATGAACTTG GTGTGGCAACACGTCTCCCTCGACCTGCAGATTTGGTGAAGTATGCTGAGAGTTGCATGTACACTCCTAATTACCGAAGCTACAGATAA
- the LOC132642365 gene encoding acidic endochitinase has product MGVKYGLLFSALVLLLLALKLEAGGIVIYWGQNGNEGSLASTCASNNYVIVNIAFLVVFGNGQKPVLNLAGHCDPSAGACTGLSNDIRACQSRGIKVMLSLGGGAGSYYLSSADDARNVANYLWNNYLGGQSNSRPLGDAVLDGIDFDIEGGTTQHWDELARALSGFSRQRKVYLSAAPQCPFPDAWLNGALKTGLFDYVWVQFYNNPPCQYSRGNAENLKSYWNKWTANIQAGKIFLGLPASPRAAGSGFIPSRVLVSKVLPAISGSPKYGGVMLWSKFYDKGYSSAIKPIV; this is encoded by the exons ATGGGTGTCAAATATGGTTTACTTTTCTCAGCATTAGTGCTACTTCTCCTAGCACTAAAACTAGAAGCAGGGGGAATTGTAATTTATTGGGGCCAAAATGGGAATGAAGGTAGCTTAGCTAGTACTTGTGCATCAAATAACTATGTCATTGTCAATATTGCATTCCTTGTAGTATTTGGGAATGGGCAAAAACCAGTATTGAACTTAGCTGGTCATTGTGATCCTAGTGCTGGTGCATGCACTGGTTTGAGCAATGATATTAGAGCATGTCAAAGCAGAGGCATTAAAGTTATGCTCTCCCTTGGTGGTGGTGCTGGAAGCTATTACCTTTCTTCTGCTGATGATGCCAG GAATGTAGCAAATTATTTATGGAACAACTATCTTGGAGGTCAATCAAATTCACGTCCACTAGGCGACGCAGTTCTAGATGGAATCGATTTCGATATTGAAGGTGGAACAACACAACACTGGGATGAACTAGCAAGAGCCCTCTCGGGATTCAGTCGACAAAGAAAAGTATACTTAAGTGCAGCTCCACAATGTCCATTTCCAGATGCATGGCTAAATGGGGCACTCAAAACTGGCCTATTTGACTATGTTTGGGTTCAATTCTACAACAACCCTCCATGTCAATACTCTCGAGGGAACGCGGAGAATCTAAAAAGTTACTGGAACAAATGGACCGCGAATATTCAAGCTGGAAAGATTTTTCTAGGATTGCCGGCATCTCCAAGAGCAGCTGGAAGTGGTTTTATACCGTCTCGTGTTCTTGTTTCTAAGGTTCTACCAGCAATTAGTGGTTCGCCAAAGTATGGGGGTGTTATGCTTTGGTCTAAATTTTATGACAAGGGTTATAGCTCTGCTATAAAGCCCATAGTCTGA